A single window of Crassostrea angulata isolate pt1a10 chromosome 8, ASM2561291v2, whole genome shotgun sequence DNA harbors:
- the LOC128161452 gene encoding uncharacterized protein LOC128161452 produces MCGDCFHWDMQQYFGIHRKLSLKSLILSVLWSNAYSWSWFEAKDLCQSNGTLIGTRSNSDNFWTKYYHRRSHWISTLGCSSNDRLGSYKTYDVLSNLISAGLCQELCMEHFGSNRIFLFAYGKQKCICLKDNLMDLHLHFDNCKSDCIGDFELTKDCDDRFLVLLSKPITKQFDVLSNSTCMAMSFDTEQTEDDLIERKDCKKVCIKSENRPQNPRNCTETRMAYLKSVLNKSCYAANFESSRKTWFILKRQKYLSYDRGKYY; encoded by the exons ATGTGTGGAGATTGTTTTCACTGGGATATGCAACAATATTTTGGCATTCATCGCAAGTTATCTTTGAAATCTCTGATTTTGTCGG TTTTGTGGAGTAATGCATATAGTTGGTCATGGTTTGAAGCGAAAGATCTGTGTCAGTCAAATGGAACACTTATTGGAACAAGATCTAATTCAGATAACTTTTGGACCAAATACTATCACCGTCGCTCTCACTGGATTTCCACATTAG GATGCTCCTCTAACGATAGGTTGGGCAGTTATAAAACCTATGATGTGCTTTCTAATCTAATATCTGCAGGACTTTGCCAAGAACTTTGCATGGAACACTTTGGGTcaaatagaatatttttatttgcatatGGG AAACAGAAATGTATCTGTCTAAAAGACAACCTTATGGATCTACACCTCCATTTTGACAATTGCAAATCTGACTGTATTGGAGACTTTGAATTAACAAAAGACTGCGATGATAGGTTCCTCGTTCTTTTATCGA AACCAATCACTAAGCAGTTTGATGTTTTATCAAATTCCACTTGCATGGCTATGAGTTTTGACACTGAGCAAACTGAAGATGATCTAATTGAGCGCAAAGATTGTAAGAAAGTGTGCATTAAATCAG AAAACAGACCACAAAATCCAAGGAATTGCACCGAAACAAGGATGGCTTATCTTAAATCAGTattgaacaaaagttgttatGCTGCAAACTTTGAGAGTTCGAGAAAAACctggtttattttaaaaagacaaaagTACTTGAGTTATGATCGAGGTAAATATTACTGA